One genomic segment of [Phormidium] sp. ETS-05 includes these proteins:
- a CDS encoding TIGR00300 family protein, with translation MTEEIRILMCAPTHYDVDYVINPWMEGNIHKSSRDRAAEQWEGLYKILKEHAIVDLVEPQKGWPDMVFTANAGVVLGNVAVVSRFYHKERQGEEPYFKQWFEEQGFQVYELPKDLPFEGAGDALLDRDGRWLWAGYGFRSELDSHAYLAKWLDIEVVSLQLVDDRFYHLDTCFCPLTGGYLLYYPPAFDFYSNRIIEMRVPMEKRIAIGEADAVKFACNAVNIGNKVIMNKVSNDLKQRLAKVGFEAIETTLSEFIKAGGAAKCLTLRTTEPVQVEVHANTPVESRVIRLEGHLLDSGLINRALDAIVEGGGSFQVLSFELGEQRQSTSKAEVKVSAPGYGIMEEILSRLINLGAVDLPADQRDAKLEPVLMAGVAPDDFYVTTIYPTEVRVDGQWVRVQNQRMDGAIAITRTPDGPVARCKLLRDLALGEDVVVDVQGLRTVRKPEARDAKQEFSFMSGSVSSERRVELVVEQVAWELRQIRDRGGKVVVTAGPVAIHTGGGEHLASLIRDGYVQALLGGNAIAVHDMEQAMMGTSLGVDMKRGVAVRGGHRHHLKVINTIRRCGNIAAAVEKGVITKGIFYECVKNNVPFSLAGSIRDDGPLPDTQMDLIKAQTEYARLLEGAEMILMLSSMLHSIGVGNMTPAGVKMVCVDINPAVVTKLSDRGSVESIGVVTDVGLFLSMLVKHLELLTEPYKLPTQV, from the coding sequence ATGACCGAAGAGATTAGAATCTTGATGTGTGCCCCGACTCACTACGATGTGGATTATGTGATTAATCCCTGGATGGAGGGGAATATTCATAAATCGTCACGCGATCGCGCCGCCGAACAGTGGGAGGGGCTCTACAAAATCCTCAAAGAACACGCGATCGTCGATTTGGTCGAACCCCAAAAGGGTTGGCCCGATATGGTGTTCACCGCGAATGCGGGGGTGGTATTAGGTAATGTGGCGGTAGTGAGCCGGTTTTACCACAAAGAGCGTCAGGGAGAGGAACCCTATTTTAAACAATGGTTCGAGGAGCAAGGCTTCCAGGTTTATGAACTACCGAAAGACTTGCCATTTGAAGGTGCGGGAGATGCCCTGCTAGACCGCGATGGACGCTGGCTGTGGGCGGGATATGGCTTCCGTTCAGAACTGGACTCCCACGCTTATCTTGCTAAGTGGCTGGATATTGAGGTGGTGTCTCTGCAGTTGGTGGACGATCGCTTTTACCACCTAGATACCTGCTTCTGTCCCCTGACGGGCGGCTATTTACTCTATTATCCGCCAGCATTCGATTTCTACTCTAACCGGATTATAGAAATGCGGGTGCCAATGGAGAAACGCATCGCGATCGGCGAAGCTGACGCAGTGAAATTCGCCTGCAATGCGGTAAATATCGGCAATAAGGTGATTATGAATAAGGTCAGCAATGACCTGAAACAGCGTCTGGCTAAGGTTGGTTTTGAAGCGATCGAAACCACCTTGAGCGAATTTATCAAAGCTGGGGGTGCGGCGAAATGTCTCACCCTGCGCACCACGGAACCGGTCCAGGTGGAAGTCCACGCCAACACGCCGGTAGAAAGTCGCGTGATTCGCTTAGAAGGGCATTTGCTCGACTCCGGCTTAATTAACCGGGCTTTGGATGCGATCGTCGAAGGTGGCGGCAGCTTCCAAGTGCTATCCTTTGAACTGGGCGAACAGCGCCAAAGCACTTCTAAAGCAGAAGTGAAAGTATCCGCCCCCGGATACGGGATTATGGAGGAAATCCTCTCCCGGTTGATTAATCTGGGAGCGGTGGACTTGCCAGCGGACCAGCGGGATGCCAAGCTGGAACCAGTGCTAATGGCTGGGGTGGCACCAGATGATTTTTATGTCACCACAATTTATCCCACAGAAGTGCGCGTTGATGGTCAGTGGGTACGGGTGCAAAATCAGCGTATGGATGGGGCGATCGCGATTACCCGCACTCCAGACGGACCCGTGGCCCGCTGCAAACTGCTGCGAGACTTAGCATTGGGTGAAGATGTGGTGGTGGATGTGCAAGGTCTGCGCACGGTCCGCAAACCCGAAGCTCGCGACGCCAAGCAGGAATTCAGCTTTATGTCTGGCAGCGTTTCCAGCGAGCGGCGAGTAGAATTAGTAGTAGAACAGGTGGCGTGGGAACTGCGCCAAATTCGCGATCGGGGTGGCAAAGTGGTAGTCACAGCCGGTCCAGTGGCAATTCACACCGGTGGCGGTGAACATTTAGCCAGTTTGATTCGCGATGGTTACGTGCAAGCTCTCCTGGGTGGTAATGCGATCGCTGTCCACGACATGGAGCAAGCCATGATGGGGACTTCCCTTGGCGTCGATATGAAACGCGGCGTTGCAGTACGCGGCGGACATCGCCACCACCTGAAAGTCATCAACACCATTCGCCGTTGTGGCAATATCGCCGCCGCCGTAGAGAAAGGCGTCATTACCAAAGGCATTTTCTACGAATGCGTCAAAAACAACGTGCCATTCTCCCTAGCGGGTTCTATTCGCGATGACGGTCCTCTGCCTGACACCCAGATGGACCTGATTAAAGCCCAAACCGAATATGCCCGACTTCTGGAAGGAGCAGAGATGATTTTGATGCTCTCGAGTATGCTCCATTCCATCGGTGTAGGCAATATGACTCCGGCTGGGGTGAAGATGGTATGTGTGGATATTAACCCAGCGGTAGTGACAAAGCTGAGCGATCGGGGTTCTGTGGAGTCGATCGGCGTCGTCACCGACGTAGGATTATTCCTCAGCATGCTAGTCAAACACCTAGAATTGCTCACCGAACCATACAAACTCCCCACCCAAGTCTAG
- a CDS encoding DNA cytosine methyltransferase codes for MKLTYIDLFGGAGGWSCGLKMAGMTHVGLYDINESACRTAKFNLGEPVYCLDLRRFQPNSQELSADLVVGSPPCQGFSNEGYKRVNDARNSLVWTFFDLVEILKPKVWIFENVPGFKRLYKGIYYEQLKSRLNSMPYYWHHFLLNARDYGVPQNRQRFFVIGAKDFKPEPPEPTHSNGGELWGTQRAITLWEAISDLPRVGIGERKGIFEYDKSPESAYQAWMRDGSKKVYNHTTQNHSQRVLEKIRSVPAGEGMKAFIGKYEENQVAYCGGYRRAVKDQPSYTAYWTRGMTSIHPEADRFLSPRECARIQSFPDWFVFQGTTIENYTQVCNAVPPLVARAFGRYLLKVLYGKEISAVPWDAVAGSFHNIFDSEFDEDSSKPSYPIQMRLPI; via the coding sequence ATGAAATTGACTTATATTGACTTGTTTGGGGGCGCAGGCGGTTGGTCTTGCGGCTTAAAAATGGCTGGGATGACTCATGTGGGTTTGTACGATATTAATGAATCTGCCTGTAGGACAGCTAAGTTTAATCTGGGTGAACCTGTTTATTGCCTTGACTTGAGACGATTTCAGCCTAATTCTCAAGAGTTAAGTGCTGACTTGGTTGTGGGGAGTCCTCCCTGTCAAGGTTTCAGCAATGAGGGTTATAAAAGGGTAAATGATGCTCGGAATAGCTTGGTATGGACGTTTTTTGATTTAGTGGAAATCCTGAAACCCAAAGTGTGGATTTTTGAAAATGTCCCTGGTTTTAAAAGGTTGTACAAGGGCATATATTATGAGCAGCTAAAGTCACGTTTAAACTCCATGCCATATTATTGGCATCACTTTTTGCTGAATGCTAGGGACTACGGTGTGCCACAAAATAGACAGCGGTTTTTTGTGATCGGGGCTAAAGACTTTAAGCCGGAGCCGCCAGAACCGACACACTCAAACGGCGGCGAACTGTGGGGAACTCAGAGAGCAATTACCCTTTGGGAAGCAATTTCAGACTTGCCTCGGGTTGGCATCGGGGAAAGAAAAGGCATATTTGAATATGATAAATCGCCGGAATCAGCTTATCAGGCTTGGATGAGAGATGGGAGTAAAAAGGTATATAATCATACTACGCAAAATCACAGTCAGAGAGTTTTAGAGAAAATTAGGTCTGTCCCGGCGGGAGAAGGAATGAAGGCTTTTATTGGCAAATATGAAGAAAACCAGGTGGCTTATTGTGGCGGCTACCGGCGAGCTGTTAAAGATCAGCCGTCTTATACAGCCTATTGGACGCGAGGGATGACATCGATTCATCCAGAGGCTGACAGATTTTTATCGCCGCGTGAGTGCGCTCGGATCCAATCATTTCCTGACTGGTTTGTTTTTCAAGGCACTACTATAGAAAATTACACCCAAGTATGTAATGCTGTGCCTCCTTTAGTGGCAAGAGCCTTTGGTCGCTACCTGCTGAAAGTGTTGTATGGCAAAGAGATTTCCGCAGTTCCTTGGGATGCTGTTGCTGGCTCTTTCCACAATATATTTGATAGTGAATTTGACGAAGACAGCAGTAAACCGAGTTACCCAATTCAGATGCGATTGCCGATATAA
- a CDS encoding response regulator, with the protein MKKILVIEDDAVLANNLIAILQEEGFDAVTAENGLTGLTLTIELNPDLILCDLTMPELDGYGVLQQLKSHPQTTLIPVIILSGNSERGQIRKGIEMGADDYITKPFEIDELLRAVAAIFQKQELREQRWLAMTAEMNKIRNVVEAKDNLLTNLNQSLRQPLSNIQMALKLLRENANQEGRDRYLKILQEEFDRELHLLNQVSELQNFLTPENVTLMYQFHIISHQPRQPELATVAS; encoded by the coding sequence ATGAAAAAAATATTAGTCATTGAAGACGATGCCGTATTGGCTAACAATCTGATTGCGATTCTTCAGGAAGAGGGATTCGATGCGGTAACAGCCGAAAACGGGCTCACCGGATTGACATTAACCATAGAGTTAAATCCTGATTTGATTCTCTGCGATCTGACCATGCCAGAACTGGATGGCTATGGAGTTTTACAACAGCTCAAATCCCATCCCCAAACGACATTAATTCCAGTGATTATTCTGTCGGGAAATTCTGAGCGGGGGCAAATTCGCAAAGGAATAGAAATGGGTGCGGATGATTACATCACCAAGCCATTTGAGATAGACGAGCTGTTACGAGCCGTGGCGGCGATTTTCCAGAAACAGGAACTGCGGGAACAACGCTGGTTAGCCATGACGGCGGAAATGAACAAAATCAGAAATGTGGTGGAAGCAAAGGATAATCTACTCACCAATTTAAACCAGTCACTGCGCCAGCCGTTGTCTAATATTCAGATGGCGTTGAAGCTGCTGCGGGAAAATGCAAACCAAGAAGGGCGCGATCGCTACCTGAAGATTCTGCAAGAAGAATTCGATCGGGAGCTGCACCTGCTCAATCAAGTCTCAGAACTACAAAACTTTCTCACCCCAGAAAACGTCACCCTTATGTATCAGTTTCACATCATCAGCCATCAACCGAGGCAGCCAGAGCTGGCCACAGTCGCCAGTTAA
- a CDS encoding methyl-accepting chemotaxis protein: MVAAEIRKLADQSRKSAQKIEDIIKSLEKAANATVKATEEGTQAVDDMLKSINDVALNIQQISFTAGQQATAISQVMEAMTHINNGARATASGIAQTKVSTENLNTTAQKLKELV; encoded by the coding sequence GTGGTAGCGGCGGAAATTCGCAAGCTGGCAGATCAGAGCCGCAAGTCGGCTCAGAAGATCGAAGATATCATTAAAAGTCTGGAAAAAGCGGCGAATGCGACGGTGAAAGCGACGGAAGAAGGCACCCAAGCCGTAGATGATATGCTGAAATCGATTAATGACGTTGCTCTCAATATCCAGCAAATCTCTTTCACGGCGGGACAGCAAGCCACGGCGATTTCTCAGGTGATGGAGGCGATGACTCATATTAACAACGGCGCCCGGGCTACGGCTAGTGGCATTGCCCAAACGAAAGTCAGTACGGAAAACCTCAATACCACGGCGCAAAAGTTGAAAGAATTAGTTTGA
- a CDS encoding CHASE3 domain-containing protein, translated as MFDNGQLARERVEELDLSVAMAREINFVAIQTQIAHRSAIAYLIQKDNRVTKSYADAKKLYREKLQNLEQIVQDEEQKKRLDTLEPLLADMEEFNEQMIDLVNQGKEKEAIEIWKRQSGVDRHQAIGKLLDEIVAGEEAIIAKNKEVQDEALKRLIDVVLIVTVLSVLVSISMGWVLISGMVGRMNREAQAIAAASIQIASTVEEQERVAAQQASSVNQTTTTMHELSASSRQSAQQAEAAATSARQIMVLASGAGAAEDHFQSKSSLKDKSKQIAAQVITLSDELRQIYSITTVVSEIANQTNMLAINAAVEGGGREMRARVLGW; from the coding sequence GTGTTTGACAATGGGCAGCTAGCCCGCGAGAGAGTAGAAGAGTTAGATCTCTCGGTGGCAATGGCTCGGGAAATAAATTTCGTGGCCATCCAGACCCAGATAGCTCACCGATCGGCGATTGCTTATCTGATCCAAAAAGACAATCGTGTTACCAAGAGCTATGCAGATGCTAAGAAGCTATATAGAGAAAAATTACAAAATCTTGAACAAATAGTTCAAGATGAAGAGCAAAAAAAGCGTTTAGACACTCTGGAGCCTTTGCTGGCAGATATGGAGGAATTTAACGAGCAGATGATTGACCTGGTGAATCAGGGGAAGGAAAAAGAAGCGATCGAGATTTGGAAGCGGCAAAGTGGTGTGGATCGCCATCAGGCAATTGGGAAGCTGCTCGATGAAATTGTCGCCGGAGAAGAGGCCATCATCGCGAAGAACAAAGAAGTCCAAGATGAAGCTTTGAAAAGGCTGATCGATGTGGTTTTGATCGTAACGGTGTTATCTGTGTTGGTGTCGATCTCGATGGGGTGGGTGCTGATTTCCGGCATGGTGGGGCGGATGAACCGAGAAGCCCAGGCGATCGCCGCCGCATCGATCCAAATTGCCTCTACGGTAGAGGAGCAAGAGCGGGTGGCAGCGCAGCAAGCCTCATCGGTGAACCAAACCACCACCACAATGCACGAATTGAGTGCCTCCTCCCGGCAGTCGGCGCAGCAAGCGGAAGCCGCCGCCACCAGTGCCCGCCAAATCATGGTACTGGCAAGTGGTGCAGGGGCAGCAGAAGATCACTTCCAAAGCAAATCTAGCCTCAAAGACAAATCCAAGCAAATTGCCGCTCAGGTAATCACCTTGAGCGATGAGTTGCGGCAAATATACAGCATCACTACGGTAGTTAGTGAAATCGCCAACCAAACCAATATGCTGGCAATCAACGCTGCAGTAGAAGGGGGTGGGCGGGAGATGCGGGCAAGGGTTTTGGGGTGGTAG
- a CDS encoding sensor histidine kinase, giving the protein MLNQYKDLAEQSLYGVPKNKNNRKNGNWRWVATNSNSNVNMNSRKATLTDLSKTQQTEKALRETEAKNRSIISAIPDLMYRLDRRGVFLDYFPAKNDKNPPAPEEFIGKTVEEVFTEDLAMWTRYYLEQTLSSGETQCGEYTLRVADSWQHYEARYVPCGQDEVLAIVRDLTERKRMESELRLSQVREREKALQLEKALRDLQATQSQLIQAGKMSALGGMVAGIAHEINNPVSFIYGNLSPAHQYIEDLLELLSLYQEKFPAPGAEIEAKIEAMDLDFLAEDLTKLLDSMQMGAERIREIVKSLRNFSRLDEGEKKLVDIHEGIDSTLLILQHRLKPQAGKPGIQLVKEYGDIPKVECYAGLLNQVFMNILSNGIDALEESAEKASAAEQAKMPMITVKTAVDPSGYLMVSIADNGTGISREVQERLFDPFFTTKPVGKGTGLGLSISYSIVVEKHRGTLTCNSVLGEKTEFIIQIPLA; this is encoded by the coding sequence ATGTTAAATCAGTATAAAGATTTGGCGGAGCAGAGCTTATACGGAGTGCCAAAAAATAAGAATAATAGAAAGAATGGGAATTGGCGGTGGGTAGCGACAAACAGCAACAGTAATGTCAATATGAATTCTCGGAAAGCTACCCTGACTGATTTGAGCAAGACCCAGCAAACAGAAAAAGCCCTCCGGGAAACGGAAGCGAAAAACCGCAGCATCATCAGCGCGATTCCCGATTTAATGTACCGGTTGGATAGAAGGGGCGTTTTTCTCGATTATTTCCCTGCCAAAAATGACAAAAATCCCCCCGCACCGGAAGAATTTATCGGTAAAACCGTGGAAGAGGTGTTTACCGAAGATTTAGCTATGTGGACCCGCTACTATCTGGAGCAGACTCTATCTTCTGGAGAGACTCAATGTGGCGAGTACACCCTACGGGTTGCGGATAGCTGGCAACATTATGAAGCGCGTTACGTCCCCTGCGGTCAAGATGAAGTTTTGGCTATAGTTAGAGATTTGACAGAACGGAAGCGGATGGAGTCGGAACTCCGCTTATCCCAAGTTAGAGAGCGGGAAAAGGCTTTGCAACTAGAAAAGGCTTTACGGGATTTGCAAGCCACTCAATCCCAGTTGATTCAAGCGGGGAAAATGTCGGCGTTGGGTGGGATGGTGGCGGGAATTGCCCACGAAATCAACAACCCGGTTAGCTTCATTTACGGGAATCTTTCCCCGGCTCATCAATATATCGAAGATTTGCTGGAATTACTGAGCCTCTATCAGGAAAAATTTCCAGCCCCAGGGGCTGAAATTGAAGCCAAAATAGAAGCGATGGATTTGGATTTCCTCGCTGAAGACCTAACGAAGCTGCTCGATAGCATGCAAATGGGGGCGGAGCGGATTCGGGAGATAGTCAAGTCTTTGCGCAATTTCTCTCGGTTAGATGAAGGGGAAAAAAAGCTGGTAGATATTCACGAAGGTATCGATAGCACTCTGTTGATTTTACAGCATCGGCTCAAACCACAGGCGGGCAAACCGGGCATCCAACTGGTGAAGGAATACGGGGATATTCCCAAGGTGGAGTGCTACGCTGGTTTGCTGAATCAGGTGTTTATGAATATTCTCAGTAATGGGATTGATGCGCTGGAAGAGTCTGCGGAAAAGGCATCCGCAGCAGAGCAGGCGAAAATGCCTATGATTACGGTGAAAACTGCTGTGGATCCTAGCGGTTATCTGATGGTGAGTATCGCTGATAATGGAACCGGGATTAGTAGGGAAGTCCAAGAGCGGCTGTTTGACCCATTTTTTACGACGAAACCAGTGGGGAAAGGTACGGGGTTGGGTTTGTCGATTTCTTATTCAATTGTGGTGGAAAAACATCGGGGTACGTTGACGTGCAATTCGGTGCTGGGAGAAAAAACGGAGTTTATAATTCAAATTCCTTTGGCTTAG
- a CDS encoding isochorismatase → MNTTTTQLPIPQHFDQQKVGEVWRVLYQDRAAEAKQWAKSHQIAPAATDKTRICLMIIDAQNTFCIPKFELFVGGQSGIGAVNDNQRLCEFIYRNLGVITAIAPTMDTHTAMQIFHPIFWVNDAGEHPAPAATLITLADVEKGIWKVNPAVAHSIAGGNYLALQNHALHYVRKLSDEGKYPLTIWPYHSILGGIGHALVSAVEEAVFFHNIARHSQTMFEIKGGNPLTENYSVLRPEVTDGYDGRPIGQKNARFLRKLLEFDVVIIAGQAKSHCVAWTIDDLLGEIMAQDPKLCQKVYLLEDCTSPVVVPGVVDFTAQADAAFARFAQAGMHLVKSTVPITDWPGIVW, encoded by the coding sequence ATGAATACTACTACCACTCAATTACCGATTCCCCAACATTTTGACCAACAAAAAGTAGGGGAAGTGTGGCGGGTTCTCTACCAAGACCGAGCCGCCGAAGCCAAACAATGGGCTAAATCCCACCAAATCGCACCTGCTGCCACCGATAAAACCAGAATTTGTTTGATGATTATTGACGCCCAGAATACTTTCTGTATTCCTAAATTTGAGCTATTTGTCGGCGGCCAAAGTGGCATCGGTGCCGTAAATGATAACCAGCGTTTGTGTGAATTTATTTACCGCAATTTAGGCGTGATTACTGCCATTGCTCCTACGATGGATACTCACACAGCCATGCAGATATTTCACCCGATTTTCTGGGTGAACGATGCGGGGGAACACCCAGCACCAGCGGCGACGCTTATCACCTTAGCCGATGTGGAAAAAGGCATCTGGAAAGTAAACCCAGCGGTGGCGCACAGCATTGCTGGTGGCAATTATCTGGCACTGCAAAACCACGCTTTGCACTATGTGCGCAAGTTGAGCGATGAGGGCAAATATCCCTTGACAATTTGGCCTTATCATTCGATTCTTGGCGGTATCGGTCATGCTTTGGTTTCAGCAGTGGAAGAAGCGGTATTTTTCCATAACATTGCTCGCCATAGTCAGACGATGTTTGAAATTAAAGGCGGCAATCCTTTAACGGAAAATTACTCCGTATTGCGGCCAGAGGTGACTGATGGCTATGATGGGCGTCCGATCGGCCAAAAAAATGCTCGTTTTTTACGCAAATTGCTGGAATTTGATGTAGTGATTATCGCCGGTCAAGCCAAAAGTCATTGTGTGGCTTGGACAATTGACGATTTGCTGGGAGAAATTATGGCACAAGACCCGAAGCTATGCCAAAAAGTTTATCTTTTGGAGGATTGTACTTCGCCGGTAGTGGTGCCGGGAGTGGTGGATTTTACCGCTCAAGCTGATGCCGCTTTTGCGCGGTTTGCCCAGGCGGGGATGCACCTGGTCAAATCTACGGTTCCGATTACGGATTGGCCGGGAATTGTTTGGTGA
- a CDS encoding protein phosphatase 2C domain-containing protein: MKQWFEVAAGSIAGTKYRCQGINNQDAYDSRNGPEATVALVCDGCGSGKHSEVGAKMGARLVVEAIARLLPHQSHTCSEFWELVRQEVLQGTKTLSHQPGIIPN; the protein is encoded by the coding sequence ATGAAACAGTGGTTTGAAGTGGCGGCGGGCTCGATCGCGGGAACGAAATACCGCTGCCAAGGCATAAATAACCAAGATGCTTATGACAGCCGCAATGGACCGGAAGCTACGGTGGCATTGGTGTGTGATGGCTGCGGTAGCGGAAAACATAGCGAGGTAGGGGCGAAAATGGGGGCGCGACTGGTGGTGGAAGCGATCGCCCGGTTACTCCCCCACCAGTCCCACACCTGCAGTGAATTTTGGGAGTTGGTCCGGCAAGAAGTGCTACAGGGAACGAAAACTCTCTCTCATCAACCGGGAATCATCCCAAATTAA
- a CDS encoding NUDIX domain-containing protein has protein sequence MPHTYEFPRPNLTVDCVVFGLEEENYRKRSPGEPPLQLKILLIQRNLPPFKGEWALPGGFVRVEESLEAAARRELREETGIEFVFLEQLYTFGEVNRDPRERVVTVAYYALVNLWKYRLQAATDASDARWFPISQLPPLAFDHEQIVTVARQRLQGKLRYEPIGFELLPEKFTLTQLQRLYETVLAAELDKRNFRKKILHMDILVALDELQQDVAHRAARLYRFDEEKYRQLKEKGFSFQI, from the coding sequence ATGCCCCATACATACGAATTTCCCAGACCAAACCTCACAGTAGATTGCGTCGTCTTTGGTTTAGAGGAAGAAAATTACCGCAAGCGGTCCCCGGGAGAACCACCCCTGCAACTAAAAATCCTGCTCATCCAGAGAAACCTGCCCCCCTTCAAGGGGGAATGGGCACTACCGGGGGGGTTTGTCCGGGTTGAAGAATCCCTAGAAGCAGCGGCTCGGCGGGAGCTGCGCGAAGAAACCGGGATTGAGTTCGTATTTCTCGAGCAGCTTTACACCTTTGGGGAGGTCAACAGGGACCCCCGCGAGCGGGTGGTGACAGTGGCTTATTACGCCCTAGTCAACCTCTGGAAATACCGACTACAAGCGGCTACAGATGCCAGTGATGCTCGTTGGTTCCCCATTTCCCAACTACCGCCATTAGCTTTCGACCACGAGCAAATCGTCACTGTGGCTAGGCAGCGGTTGCAGGGAAAACTGCGCTATGAGCCGATCGGCTTTGAACTGCTGCCAGAGAAATTCACCCTCACCCAACTACAGCGACTGTACGAGACGGTCCTCGCCGCCGAACTGGACAAGCGCAATTTCCGCAAAAAAATCCTCCATATGGACATCCTGGTGGCTCTCGATGAACTACAGCAAGATGTAGCCCATCGGGCGGCACGCCTTTATAGGTTTGATGAGGAGAAATACCGCCAGCTAAAAGAAAAAGGATTTAGCTTCCAGATCTAG
- a CDS encoding pentapeptide repeat-containing protein has product MKSRILASSVLLLLFCSGCGANSQHLRRLRVSKQCQGCSLERADLKSAVLAGANLRGSHLNRADISGANLFSADLNHASLAGANLRGSDLRVANLSGANLSETDLRGADLSGANLQNANLSNANLENADLSGANLLNAQLIGANIKGANLADIQSEGAIGLVMEEPKASQ; this is encoded by the coding sequence GTGAAATCGAGAATCTTGGCGAGCAGTGTTTTGCTGCTCCTCTTCTGCTCTGGCTGTGGGGCAAATTCGCAACATCTCAGGCGGTTGCGGGTTTCCAAACAATGTCAGGGCTGTAGCCTAGAACGTGCCGATCTGAAAAGCGCCGTGCTGGCGGGAGCCAATCTCAGGGGTTCCCATCTGAATCGGGCTGATATCAGCGGTGCGAACTTGTTTTCCGCCGATCTCAACCATGCTTCTCTCGCTGGTGCCAACCTCAGAGGTAGCGATCTCCGCGTCGCCAATTTGAGCGGTGCCAACTTAAGCGAGACGGACCTCAGAGGTGCGGATTTGAGTGGTGCCAACTTGCAAAATGCCAATCTCAGCAATGCCAACCTAGAAAATGCGGACCTTTCCGGCGCTAACTTGTTGAATGCCCAATTGATTGGTGCCAACATCAAGGGCGCGAACCTGGCTGACATCCAGTCAGAGGGAGCGATCGGACTGGTGATGGAAGAACCCAAGGCTAGTCAATAG